A genomic segment from Actinomycetes bacterium encodes:
- a CDS encoding nuclear transport factor 2 family protein, with translation MTALADILDLVQRWAAAEQQNDAGLLDGLLADDFVGVGPVGFVLTRDQWLVRFRNGLENRAFAVEDPQVRDYGTAAVVVGVLAQETSFLGGDNSGRFRLTLLAVRPADRWLVANVHIGPLQNAAGPPSA, from the coding sequence ATGACAGCATTGGCTGACATCCTCGACCTGGTGCAGCGCTGGGCCGCGGCCGAGCAGCAGAACGATGCCGGGCTCCTCGACGGGCTCCTCGCCGATGACTTCGTCGGCGTGGGCCCGGTGGGGTTCGTCCTGACCCGCGACCAGTGGCTCGTCCGCTTCCGCAATGGCCTGGAAAACCGCGCGTTCGCGGTGGAGGACCCGCAGGTGCGCGACTACGGCACCGCAGCGGTCGTGGTGGGGGTCTTGGCCCAGGAGACGAGCTTCCTGGGAGGTGACAACTCCGGCCGGTTCCGGCTCACGCTCCTAGCCGTGCGCCCCGCGGACCGCTGGCTTGTCGCCAACGTCCATATCGGGCCTCTGCAGAACGCCGCCGGCCCGCCCTCCGCGTGA